In Nostoc sp. UHCC 0926, a single genomic region encodes these proteins:
- a CDS encoding AI-2E family transporter, with protein MQTRKLLDWWQRFTPIARIGAIALFLPLLVLNGWALSVFFNYFHSLIVILVGASVLAFLLNYPVSWMEHHGARREQVAILVFLLALSILLALGVTLFPLALTQAQQLVARLPELIDSGRSQLMILNEKAETFGLPINLDALVVQINDRVKGQLQAIAGQVLNLAVVTVTSLLDILLTMVLTFYLLQHGGELWQSLVEWLPNKFRDPFSKTVRLSFQNFFITQLILSTCMASALIPTFLWLKVPFGLLFGLTIGLMALVPFGGSVGIALTTLLVALQDFSMGVRVLIAAVIVQQILENLIAPRILGSFTGLNPVWILISVLTGARIGGLLGVIVAVPTAVVIKTALSALRPGSQTNDSATGEITAPVAANESPKAEAKNTLSISEATLP; from the coding sequence ATGCAGACACGCAAGCTACTCGACTGGTGGCAAAGATTCACACCAATAGCGCGAATCGGGGCGATCGCGTTATTCCTGCCGCTGCTAGTTCTAAATGGTTGGGCACTTTCGGTATTCTTTAATTATTTCCATTCTCTCATAGTCATTTTAGTTGGAGCCTCAGTGCTAGCATTTCTGCTCAACTACCCCGTGAGCTGGATGGAGCATCATGGTGCGAGGCGAGAGCAAGTCGCTATCCTAGTATTTCTCTTGGCTTTATCGATTTTATTGGCGTTGGGTGTTACACTTTTTCCGCTGGCCCTTACCCAAGCTCAACAACTGGTGGCTCGTTTGCCAGAGTTGATCGACTCTGGACGCTCTCAGTTAATGATATTAAACGAAAAAGCCGAGACTTTCGGCTTACCGATTAACCTCGATGCTCTGGTAGTGCAAATCAACGATCGCGTCAAGGGACAATTACAAGCGATCGCTGGACAAGTTTTAAATCTGGCGGTAGTTACAGTCACTAGTCTGCTAGATATTCTCTTGACGATGGTTTTGACTTTCTATCTTTTACAGCATGGGGGTGAACTCTGGCAAAGTTTAGTGGAATGGCTACCTAATAAATTTCGCGATCCTTTCTCCAAAACAGTCCGCCTCAGCTTCCAAAATTTCTTCATCACCCAGCTAATTTTATCTACTTGCATGGCATCAGCCCTCATTCCTACCTTTTTGTGGCTGAAAGTGCCATTTGGGCTGCTATTTGGCCTAACTATTGGCCTGATGGCTCTCGTCCCCTTTGGCGGTTCTGTAGGCATCGCCCTGACTACACTATTGGTAGCGTTGCAAGATTTCTCAATGGGTGTGAGAGTGTTGATAGCAGCAGTGATTGTACAACAAATTCTCGAAAACTTAATTGCCCCCCGAATTTTAGGCAGCTTTACGGGTTTAAATCCAGTTTGGATTTTAATTTCAGTCTTAACAGGGGCAAGAATTGGCGGACTGTTGGGTGTAATTGTGGCAGTACCCACAGCTGTTGTAATTAAGACCGCCTTAAGTGCCTTGCGTCCTGGTAGCCAGACAAACGACAGCGCCACTGGGGAGATAACTGCACCCGTTGCAGCAAACGAGTCCCCGAAAGCTGAGGCGAAAAACACTCTGAGTATTTCGGAAGCGACATTACCCTAG
- a CDS encoding LCP family protein has translation MTIQRSSAEENQSGKASKSSKKISQNSKSGRWLWFWVGMSGIAMVSATAGALLAVSLTSTPLQQAQLSPKDEAAFDGDRISGGGLRFSQLTRPVNLLVLGMSVLPPDIQNPPPETKNLKYQPQVNSFDGLSDVMLLLKFDPETKKIIMLSIPRDTRTQIEGYGVKKINAANVDGGPALTARTVSNLLGGAGIDRYIRINVLGVAKLIDALGGVTVYVPKDMKYQDDSQHLYINLKAGKQHLDGEKALQLLRFRHDELGDIGRIQRQQMVMRALMDQTLNPATVAQLPKVLDVVKDHIDTNLTVEELLALMGFGVQTNRSNMQMLMLPGRFSEKNEFDASYWLPNKDGIAKLMAQHFGLESEQEQQATATDPRSLRVAIQDSTGGDRSNLQPLIRALEKSGYRNIYVAKAWGEPLDVTHIVAQQGDGDTAESVRNTLGFGEVRVESTGNLGSDISIQVGQDWLQQKSILEESLTK, from the coding sequence GTGACCATTCAAAGAAGTTCGGCAGAAGAAAACCAGTCGGGAAAAGCCTCTAAGTCCAGTAAAAAAATTTCTCAGAACTCGAAATCTGGACGTTGGCTGTGGTTTTGGGTAGGTATGAGTGGTATTGCAATGGTGTCAGCAACAGCAGGGGCGCTTTTGGCGGTGTCTTTAACCAGTACGCCTTTGCAACAAGCCCAGCTAAGTCCAAAGGATGAGGCGGCCTTTGATGGCGATCGCATCTCTGGAGGTGGGTTGCGATTTTCACAATTAACTCGCCCAGTGAATCTCTTAGTTTTGGGAATGAGCGTACTCCCACCGGATATCCAAAACCCTCCCCCAGAAACCAAAAACCTCAAATACCAGCCCCAGGTAAACTCCTTTGATGGTCTTTCCGATGTGATGCTCTTGCTCAAATTTGATCCAGAGACGAAAAAAATAATCATGCTCTCCATTCCCAGAGATACCCGCACACAAATAGAGGGGTATGGAGTGAAAAAAATTAATGCTGCCAATGTTGACGGTGGGCCAGCTTTGACTGCCAGAACCGTCAGTAATCTCTTAGGTGGGGCTGGAATTGATCGCTATATCCGAATTAACGTTCTGGGAGTTGCCAAGCTAATTGATGCTTTAGGGGGCGTAACAGTCTACGTCCCCAAAGATATGAAGTACCAAGATGATTCCCAGCATTTGTACATCAATTTGAAGGCGGGTAAGCAGCATCTCGACGGCGAGAAGGCACTGCAATTGCTGCGTTTCCGCCATGACGAACTCGGAGATATTGGCCGGATTCAGCGGCAGCAAATGGTTATGCGTGCTTTGATGGATCAAACACTGAACCCAGCTACTGTGGCTCAATTACCTAAAGTTCTTGATGTAGTGAAAGACCACATTGATACCAACTTGACGGTTGAAGAATTATTGGCGCTTATGGGTTTTGGGGTGCAGACAAATCGCTCTAATATGCAAATGTTAATGCTGCCAGGTCGCTTTAGCGAGAAGAATGAGTTTGATGCTAGCTATTGGTTGCCCAACAAAGATGGTATTGCCAAACTGATGGCTCAACACTTTGGTTTGGAATCAGAACAGGAACAGCAGGCGACTGCAACTGATCCACGCTCTTTACGTGTAGCAATTCAAGATAGTACAGGTGGCGATCGCTCTAATCTCCAGCCATTAATTAGAGCCTTGGAAAAATCTGGATATCGCAACATCTATGTAGCCAAGGCATGGGGTGAACCTCTAGACGTAACTCACATTGTCGCCCAGCAAGGAGATGGTGACACTGCTGAATCAGTTCGCAACACTTTGGGATTTGGCGAAGTGCGTGTGGAAAGTACTGGCAACCTCGGCTCGGATATCAGTATCCAAGTGGGTCAGGATTGGTTACAACAAAAATCTATTTTAGAGGAGTCGCTGACCAAATAA
- a CDS encoding anthranilate phosphoribosyltransferase family protein, producing MSNVFREFLQKVGSGNHTAENLTRAQAATATKMMLLGEATPAQIGAFLIAHRIKRPTGEELAGMLDAYDQLGPKLQPIVSGRPAIAFGIPYDGRTRTAPISPVTALLLAAVGQPVVMHGGDRLPTKYGLPLIEIWQGLGVDWTTLPLAKTQQVFEQTGIGFIYLPQHFPLTKSIWEYRDQLGKRPPLATMELIWCPYAGDAHVIAGFVHPPTEEIFKIALELRGVTKFTLVKGLEGSCDLPRDRTAIISLSSSVASQEVERLHLVPRDYGFTTKNVPLGTTEELVADIQAVLAGKPSEMMQTALWNGGFYLWRSGICPDMPEALAKAEELLTNGLVAAKLLELNQVVNSLSAAFVAV from the coding sequence ATGAGCAATGTATTTAGGGAATTCCTGCAAAAAGTAGGTAGCGGAAACCACACAGCCGAGAATTTAACTCGCGCCCAAGCAGCCACCGCTACAAAAATGATGTTGCTGGGTGAAGCTACACCAGCCCAAATCGGAGCGTTTTTGATTGCTCATCGAATCAAGCGGCCTACGGGGGAAGAGTTAGCAGGAATGTTGGATGCCTATGATCAACTGGGGCCAAAACTGCAACCAATCGTCTCTGGGCGACCAGCGATCGCTTTTGGTATACCTTATGATGGCAGAACACGCACAGCACCAATTAGTCCGGTAACAGCTTTACTACTCGCGGCAGTTGGACAACCAGTGGTGATGCACGGTGGCGATCGCCTACCAACGAAATACGGCTTACCCCTAATAGAGATTTGGCAGGGTTTAGGAGTCGATTGGACTACGCTACCACTAGCAAAAACTCAGCAAGTGTTTGAGCAAACCGGAATCGGCTTTATTTATCTACCTCAGCATTTTCCCTTAACTAAAAGTATTTGGGAGTACCGCGACCAACTCGGCAAGCGTCCGCCCTTGGCAACAATGGAGCTAATCTGGTGTCCTTATGCCGGGGATGCTCACGTAATTGCTGGGTTTGTTCATCCGCCGACAGAAGAGATATTTAAGATTGCTCTAGAACTGCGGGGAGTAACAAAATTTACATTAGTGAAAGGATTGGAAGGTAGTTGCGACTTACCGCGCGATCGGACTGCGATCATTAGCTTATCTTCATCCGTAGCATCCCAAGAGGTAGAACGATTGCACCTCGTACCGCGTGATTACGGCTTTACTACCAAGAACGTACCCCTTGGAACTACTGAAGAACTAGTGGCGGATATTCAGGCGGTTTTGGCAGGTAAACCAAGTGAAATGATGCAAACAGCCTTATGGAATGGCGGATTTTACCTATGGCGGAGTGGTATTTGTCCAGATATGCCAGAGGCTTTAGCTAAGGCAGAAGAATTATTAACCAATGGTCTGGTAGCAGCTAAACTCCTAGAACTCAACCAGGTAGTAAATTCACTGTCAGCAGCATTTGTGGCAGTGTAA
- a CDS encoding LysR family transcriptional regulator, with protein sequence MRLEQLQAFLAIAQTGSFQQAARTCGVTQSTISRQIQALEADLGVELFHRTSHGKLTLGGECLLPRVRKICQEWQTATEELADLIAGKQPELCIAAIHSVCGSYLPPVLQKFCHDYPDVQLRVTSLGSDRALKVLKDGLVDLAIVMNNRFLTTGREMVVEVLYDEPIKVLTAANHPLAQYECVPWSELIRYPQVVFKDGYGMQRLIQDRFERMEAKLQAALEVNTLDAFRGVVRQGELIALLPQSALVEARQDATLAIRSLASNNTSGLADGSSLTRRVVMVTTQDRLQIPPIKHFWQLVQENIPLQIDQQRSAS encoded by the coding sequence ATGCGCCTAGAGCAGTTGCAAGCCTTTCTAGCGATCGCCCAAACCGGCAGCTTTCAACAAGCAGCGCGAACATGTGGTGTCACCCAATCGACGATTAGTCGCCAAATCCAGGCATTGGAAGCAGATTTGGGTGTAGAACTGTTTCACAGAACAAGTCATGGCAAATTGACACTCGGAGGTGAATGTTTACTGCCCCGTGTCCGCAAAATTTGCCAAGAATGGCAGACAGCTACAGAAGAATTAGCTGATTTAATAGCCGGAAAGCAGCCAGAACTATGCATCGCCGCGATTCACTCTGTTTGTGGATCTTACTTACCACCAGTGTTGCAAAAATTTTGTCATGATTATCCAGATGTACAATTGCGGGTGACTTCATTGGGAAGCGATCGCGCCCTGAAAGTCCTCAAAGATGGATTGGTGGATTTAGCAATTGTGATGAATAATCGCTTTTTAACCACTGGTAGAGAAATGGTGGTAGAAGTACTTTATGATGAACCGATAAAAGTTCTAACCGCAGCCAATCATCCACTAGCCCAATATGAATGCGTCCCTTGGTCGGAGCTAATTCGTTATCCTCAAGTGGTTTTTAAAGATGGTTATGGGATGCAGCGCTTAATACAAGATAGATTTGAGCGAATGGAAGCTAAACTCCAGGCAGCTTTAGAGGTAAATACCCTAGATGCCTTCCGGGGAGTGGTACGCCAAGGAGAACTGATAGCTTTGCTACCTCAATCAGCATTAGTAGAAGCACGCCAAGACGCTACCCTGGCGATTCGTTCCTTAGCCAGCAATAATACTAGTGGTTTAGCAGATGGTTCCAGTTTGACTCGTCGGGTAGTTATGGTAACAACTCAAGACCGGCTCCAAATTCCCCCCATCAAGCACTTTTGGCAACTAGTGCAGGAAAATATTCCATTACAAATTGATCAGCAGCGATCGGCTTCTTAA